CCGCCGTCGGCCTCGATCTGCGCGACCAGCGGCTGCAGCTTGTCGAGACTGCGGCGCGTGACGCAGGTGGCGAAACCTTCGCGCGCGAAGCGGCGAGCAATGGCGCCGCCAGTGGCGTCACCAGCGCCGACGATGAGTGCGGCTTTTTGCGGAGTGGTCATGTCTCTTTATTCCTTGTAGTAGACGATCTGGTTCGAGGTGGCGAGCAACACGCCTTTCTCGCTCCACAGATGCGCCGTCTGGTCGAAGAAACCGTTGAAGAACTGCTGCCCCGCCGCGCGGCCCAGCAGATAGCCCGTGCCGACCTCGGCCAGCTGCGCCGGCCCGACGTGAAAGTAAGTGGTGATCGACACCGTGCCCGCGGGCACGTGCTTCGCGCGGCGCAGCCACACACGCGGATAGAACATGTCGCTCATCGCGGCGAGCGATGCAAAGTCGAGCGGCCGCGGCTGTGCATCTCGCAGCCAGATTCGGGTTTCGCTGTGGTGCAGGCTCTCGTCCCACTTCGCGGGAATACCGCCGCTGAAGGGGCGCATCTCGTACTGGTTGATCCACGCCACGCCGGAGGGGCCGATGCTCATGCGGTCGACCGTCTCAGGCCTTGGCGCCTCGGGCATCGGCATGTCGCTCTCGCCCCAGGTATCGCGGCGCGCGGCCGTTACCACTGTGGCGGTGGTCGTCATGTTGGGCGCGCCGCTGGGGCCAGCCTGCGTGATCTGCACAGTCCAGTGCTGCGTCGAGCGGTTGGTGCGCACGGCAGTGGCCTGGATGTCGAACGCGCCGGCTTCGATCGCCGCCGCGTAGTTGACGGTGAGCGCGATGGGCGTGCCCAGCACGTCGGGGTGCTGCATCACCGACTGCAGCACCAGGGCCGCAGTGGTGCCGCCGAAGGGCCCGACCATGTTCCAGTAGTCGGGGCTGGTCATGCCTGTGAAGTGCCCCACGCGGATGTCGCTGTGGTGGATCGTCAGGGCTTTGTCGAAGGGGTGCTGCTGCGTGCTCATGATCGGCAGTGTGCATCCGGAGGCTGGCGTCACGCAGTCGTGTGCGGGACGTTGGCGTGCTGCACCGCAGTAAGCGCGGCCAGCCGGTGCAGCTTGTCGACCGTGCTCGGCCACAGGCTCTGGCTGAACTGCTCGCGGAAGAATCCGAAGTGACCGATGCGTCGGGCCTGCACGTCCGCCGGCGCGATGCGCTCCACCGCGCTCGGTGCGCCTGCATAGAAGCTCACCAGGCTTTCGGTGCCTGCGAGCGTCATGAGTTCGTCGTCGGTGATCGACAGCGCGAGCACCGGGAAGCGCACGCGGTTGTAGCTCTGCGATGCAAGCTCGCCCTCGGCGCCCACGCTGTAGCGCGGGTTGAGGCACCAGCGCCGCCATTGCAGGATCACGCCGCGCGGCAAGTCGCCGACCTTCTTCAGCTTGCGACCCGGAAAGTAGCCGAACAGCCGCGTGACCAGCGGCACGAGCACAAACCAGAAGTAGAGGATGCTGCGCCTGAGCTTCGGCGCGTTCTCGCGCCAGTAGCCGCTGCCGGCTGCGATGCTGACGAGGCCGTCGACTTGTTCCGGGCGCTGCAGGAAGCCCGGCAGTTGCGCGCCGAGACTGTGGCCCAACAAATAAAGCGGCTGGTCGGGCAGCGCGGCCTTGGCGCTGTCGATCACCGCTTCATAGTCGCGCGCCCAGTCGAACAGGTCGGCCTTGAAGCCGCGCAGCGACGCGTCGCCGCGCGAATCGCCCGAGCCCCGGTAGTCGAAGGTCCAGACGCGCAGGCCCTGCTGGTCTGCAAGCCACTGCGCGAAGGGTTCGTAGAACGACTGGCGCACGCCCATCGCGCCGCCGATCACGATGCTGGCGCGCGGTGCGTCGGCGGGTTCGTAGCAACGCACCGCCAGTTGCGTGCCACCGTCGACTGGGAGCTGCTGCGTCTGCATGGAGTTACGCAGTTCAGACGCGTTCAAAAATCCCTGCGGCGCCCTGGCCCATGCCCACGCACATCGTGACCATGCCGTACTTCAGGTTCTCGCGGCGCAGCGCATGCACCACGGTCGCCGAGCGGATGGCGCCCGTAGCGCCGAGCGGATGACCCAGCGCAATCGCGCCGCCCATCGGGTTGACCTTCGACGGATCGAGCCCCAGCGTGTTGATGACTGCGAGCGATTGCGCGGCAAAGGCTTCGTTGAGCTCGAACCAGTCGATGTCCTCGTGCTTCAGGCCGGCATAGCGCAGCGCGGCCGGAATCGCCTCGATCGGGCCAATGCCCATGATGTGCGGCGGCACGCCCTTGCTGGCGAAGCTCACGAAGCGCGCGAGCGGCGTGAGGCCGTACTGCTTCACGGCCTTTTCGCTGGCCAGGATCAGCGCGCCCGCGCCGTCCGAGGTCTGCGAGCTGTTGCCGGCCGTGACCGTGCCGCGCGCGGCGAACACGGTGCGCAGCTTGGCGAGGCCTTCGATGCTGGTGTCAGGGCGCGCGCCTTCGTCGAGGTTGACGGTGCGCGTCTTGGCAATCGACTCGCCTGTCTCCAGGTTCGGCGTGCGGTCGGTCACTTCGATGGGCGTGATCTCGTCGGCGAACTTGCCAGCCTTCTGCGCGGCCAGCGCCTTCTGGTGCGAGGCGAGCGCGAACTCGTCCTGCGCCTCGCGGCTCACCTTCCACTGCTGCGCGACCTTCTCGGCCGTGAGGCCCATGCCGTAGGCAATGCCCACGTCGCCTTCGCGCTCGAAGATCGAGGGCGACAGCGAGGGCGAGTTGCCCATCATCGGCACCATGCTCATGCTTTCGACACCGGCCGCGATCATCACGTCGGCCTCGCCAACGCGGATGCGGTCGGCCGCCATCTGCACGGCCGACAGGCCCGAAGCGCAGAAGCGGTTGACGGTGATGCCGCCGACGCTGGTCGGCAGGCCCGCCAACACCGCGCCGATGCGCGCGACGTTCAGGCCCTGCTGCGATTCGGGAATCGCGCAGCCACAGATGATGTCTTCGATGGCCTTCGGATCGAGGCTGGGCACGGCGGCCAGCGCGGCACGCAGCGTGGTGGCCAGCAGGTCGTCGGGGCGGTAGTTGCGGAAGTAGCCGCGGTGCGACTTGCCAATGGGGGTGCGGGTGGCGGAGACGATGTAGGCGTCTTGTACTTGCTTGCTCATGAAATCTGTCCTTAGTTGCGCACGGGCTTGCCGGTGCTGAGCATCCCCATGATCCGCTCCTGCGTCTTGGGGTGCACGATGAGCGAGCAGAACGCCTTGCGTTCCAGCGTCATCAGGTATTCCTCGGTCACGAGCGAGCCCGCGTCCACGTCGCCGCCGGTGACCACATTCGCGATCAGGCTGGCAATGTGGAAGTCGTGCGCGCTGATGAAGCCGCCGTCGCGCATGTTCACCAATTGGCCCTTGATGGTCGCGGCGCCGCTGCGGCCCGCCACGCGGAAGGTGCGGCGCAGCGGCGCGCGGTAGCCTGCGTCGGCCATGGCCTTGGCCTGCTGCAGCGCCACGTACAGGAGCTCGTCCTTGTTCGGCACGATCACGTCGCTGTCGAGCAGGTAGCCCAGCTTCTTCGAATCGAGCGCGCCAGTGCCGACCTTCGCCATCGCAGCGGCGGTGAAGCCTTCGGTCAGGAATGGCAGCAGGTCGGTGCCCGTCGAGGCCGAGGCGTTCTCCGCGGCGCGACGCGCAATGTAGGTCAGGCCGCCCGCGCCGGGGATCAGGCCCACGCCGACTTCGACCAGGCCGATGTAGCTTTCCATCGCCGCCACGCGCTTGGCCGAATGCACGGCCAGCTCGCAGCCGCCGCCCAATGCCATGCCGCGCACGGCCGAGATCACCGGCACGCTGGCGTAGCGGATCTTGAGCATCACGTTCTGCAGCTCTTCCTCGGCGCCTTCGACCGCGCCGATGCCCGCGACCACGAAGGCCGGCAGCATTGCCTGCAGGTCGGCGCCGACCGAGAACACTTCGTCGGGCGACCAGATCACCAGGCCCTTGTATTCGGCCTCGGCCAGCTCGACCGCGGCGCCAAGCGCCTCGGCCACGTCTGGGCTGATGGCATGCATCTTCGAATGGATGCTTGCGATGAGCACTTCACCATCGAGCGTCCACACGCGCACGTCGCCTTCGTCGCTGATGGTGGTGCCGGCGGTGTTGGCGTCAGCCGCGTTCGCGCCGAGCACGCTCTCGGGGAACAGCTGGCGGTCATGCACCGGCAGCCTGCGCTGCAGCACGAACTTGTTCTGCGATGCGCTCCACGAGCCTTCGGGCGTGTGCACGCCGCCCGCTTCGGCCACCGGGCCTTCGAACACCCACTTGGGCAGCGGCGCGGTGCTCAGCGCCTTGCCGGCGTCGATGTCTTCCTGCACCCACTTGGCGACCTGCGCCCAGCCGGCTTCTTGCCACAGCTCGAACGGGCCTTGCTTCATGCCGAAGCCCCAGCGCATTGCGAAGTCGATGTCGCGCGCGCTCTCGGCGATGTCGCCCAGGTGCACGGCGGCGTAGTGGAAGCCGTCGCGCAGGATGGCCCAGAGGAACTGGCCCTGCGGCCCTTCGCTCTCGCGCAGCAGCTTCAGGCGTTCGCCCGCGGGCTTCTTCAGCATGCGGCCGTACACCTCGTCGGCCTTGGCGCCGGCGGGCACGTATTCACCGCTCTTCAGGTCGAAGCGCAGGATGTCGCGGCCAACCTTCTTGAAGAAGCCGGCCTTGGCCTTCTGCCCCAGGTTGCCCAGTTCGAGCAACTTTGCGAGCACCGGGGGCGTCGCGAAGTTGGCGTAGAACGGGTCGGTCTCGGCATTGAGGTTGTCCTGCAGCGTCTTCACGACGTGGGCCATTGTGTCGAGGCCCACCACGTCGGCGGTGCGGAAGGTGCCCGAGCTTGCGCGGCCCAGCTTCTTGCCGGTGAGGTCGTCCACCACGTCGGGCGTGAGACCGAACTTCTCGACTTCCTTCAGCGTGGCCAGCATGCCGGCGATGCCAACGCGGTTGGCAATGAAGTTGGGCGTGTCATGCGCGCGCACCACGCCCTTGCCCAGCGTGCTGGTGACGAAGGCTTCGAGGTCATCGAGCACCTGCGGCTGCGTGGTGGGCGTGTTGATCAGTTCCACCAGGAACATGTAGCGCGGCGGGTTGAAGAAGTGAATGCCGCAAAAGCGCGGCTTCAGTGCTTCAGGCAGCGCCTCACTGAGCTTGGTGATCGACAGGCCCGAGGTGTTCGAGGCCAGGATCGAATGCTTGGCCACATGGGGCGCGATCTTCTTGTACAGATCGAGCTTCCAGTCCATGCGCTCGGCAATGGCTTCGATGATGAGGTCGCACTCACCGAGCTTGGCGAGGTCGTCTTCGTAGTTGGCCTGTTCGATCAGGCCCGCGTCGGCCACGTCGCCGAGCGGCGCGGGCTTGAGCTTCTTGAGGTTGTCGATGGCGCGCGTGACGATGCCGTTCTTCGGGCCTTCTTTTGCGGCCAGATCGAACAGCACGACAGGCACGCGCACGTTGACGAGGTGGGCGGCAATTTGCGCGCCCATCACGCCGGCGCCGAGCACGGCGACCTTCTTCACTTGAAATCGGGACATGTTGCTTGGTATTTCTTGGATTGGTTGCGCGCAGGCTTGTTACTGCACGCGGTTCCAGGTTTGAGTGCGCCAGAAGGGGCCCAGATAGCCACGCACTTCGAGCTTCTTGCCGCCGTCGACGGGCGTGTAGCTCGCGCGGTATTCCTTGCCGTTCTCGGGGTCGAGGATCTTGCCGCCTTCCCAGACTTCCTTGCCTTCGGCCTTCTTGCCGCCGCGGATGATGTCCAGGCCCACCATGGGCTTGCCCTTGCGGTCGTCGCTGCATTCGTCGCAGGTGGCGCCGGGCTTGGCGTCCTTGCCCAGTGCCTTTTCGATGCGGCCGAGCAGTGCACCGTTGGTTTCATCGATGCGGATCTCGGCCTTGACCTCACCGGTCTTGTCGTCAACGTTGCGCCACAGGCCGACCGGCGTGACCTGGGCCATGGCCGAGGCTGCGGTGACTGCGAACAGAACGGCGGCGAATGTTTTCTTCATGCGTGTCTCCCGGCGAAGTGAAGGAAAAGGCAACGGGCTTGCTTCAGGCCAGTGCCGCGTCGGTGTCCATCAGCACCTTGCTGCCGGCGCGCGCGGTACGCATCAGCGTTGCAGTCTCGGGGAACAGCTTGGCGAAGTAGAAGCGCGCGGTCTGCAGCTTGGCGACGTAGAACGGGTCGGTGTTGCCGGCGGCGATTTCGCGCAGGGCCACTTGCGCCATGCGGGCGAACAGGTAGCCGAACACGAAGTGGCCGGCCACGCGCAGGTAGTCGACAGCAGCGGCGCCCACTTCGTCGGGGTTCTGGAAGCCCTTGAAACCGATCTCGGTCGTGAACTTGGTTAGCTGGTCGCCCAGCATCGCGATCGGGTTGATGAACTCGGCCATCTTCTCGTTGACGCCCTCTTCTTCCACCAGCTTCGCAACCAGCTTGCCGAACTTCTTCAGCGAGGCACCGTTGTTGCCCAGCACCTTGCGGCCCAGCAGGTCCAGCGACTGGATGGTGTTGGTACCTTCATAGATCATGTTGATGCGGTTGTCGCGCACGAACTGCTCCATGCCCCATTCCTTGATGAAGCCGTGGCCGCCGAACACCTGCATGCACGAGTTGGTCGCAATGTGGCCGTTGTCGGTGATGAAGGCCTTGACGATGGGGGTCAGCAGCGCGACCAGTTCGCCCGAGTCCTTGCGCACCTTTTCGTCGGGGTGGTTGTGTTCCTTGTCGAGCAGCAGCGTGCAGAAGATCTGCAGCGCGCGGCCGCCTTCGGCATACGCCTTGGCGGTGAGCAGCATCTTGCGCACGTCGGGGTGCACGATGATGGGGTCGGCTTCCTTGTCCTTGGCCTTCACGCCGGAGAGCGAGCGCATCTGGATGCGGTCCTTGGCGTAGGCCAGCGCGTTCTGGTAGGCCACTTCGGTCAGGCCCAGCGACTGGTTGCCCACGCCCAGGCGCGCGGCGTTCATCATCACGAACATCGCGGCCAGGCCCTTGTTGGGCTCGCCCACCAGCGTGCCGGTGGCGCCTTCGATCACGATCTGCGCGGTGGCGTTGCCGTGGATGCCCATCTTGTGCTCCAGGCCTGCACAGAAGATCGGGTTGCGCTCGCCGAGCGAGCCGTCGGCCTTGACCTTGAACTTCGGCACCACGAAGAGGCTGATGCCCTTGCTGCCCTTGGGCGCGTCGGGCAGGCGGGCCAGCACCAGGTGAATGATGTTGCTCGTCATGTCGTGCTCGCCAGCCGAGATGAAGATCTTGCTGCCGCTGATGCGGTAGGTGCCGTCCGCCTGCGGCTCGGCCTTGGTGCGCAGCAGGCCGAGGTCGGTGCCGCAATGGGGTTCGGTCAGGCACATGGTGCCGGTCCATTCGCCGCTCGTGAGCTTGGGCAGGTAGGTCTTCTTCTGCTCGTCGGTGCCGTGGGCCGCCAGCGCCTCGTAGGCGCCGTGCGAGAGGCCGGGGTACATGGTCCAGGCCTGGTTGGCGCTGTTGAGCATTTCGAACAGGCACTGGTTCACCACGAACGGCAGGCCCTGGCCGCCGAAGGCCGGGTCGCACGACAGCGCGGGCCAGCCGCCTTCGATGTACTTGGCGTAGGCGTCCTTGAAGCCCTTGGGCGTCTTGACTTCGTGCGTGGTCTTGTCGAGCGTGCAGCCCTCTTCGTCGCCGCTGATGTTCAGCGGGAAGGTCACTTCGGCGGCGAACTTGCCGGCCTCTTCGATCACCGCGTTGATGGTGTCGGCATCGGTCTCGGCATGGGCCGGAAGCGCCTTGAGTTCCTCGGCGACGTTGAGCACTTCGTGCAGCACGAACTGCATGTCGCGCACGGGTGGGTTGTAGGTAGGCATCCGGAACTCTCCTGGTCGAAGCTAGATAGAAAAAGAAAAAGGGGAAAACGAAAACGGGACGGGCCGCGCGCTTCTTCAGCGCACGGTCTTGAGGCGGCGGCCGGCCGGCGCAGCCGTGTCAGCCTTGGGCGCATCGGGCGTGGCGCTGCGCGCGAGGATGTTGTCGAAGCCGACGTTGGCGCGGCCGATGGAGCCGGGCACCTGCAGGAAGCGCGCTTCGTAGTGCAGCGCGAGGATCAGGCCGTGAATCTCGAACGCCACCTGGCGCTCGTCGGCATCGGCGCGCAGATGGCCTTCGCTCTGCGACTGCACGATGGCGCGCAGCACTGCCGCCTGCCAGATGCTGACCGACTCGACCAGCGCGTCGCGCACCGGGCCCGGGCGGTCGTCGAATTCGGAGGCGCCGCTGATGTAGATGCAGCCCGAGTCGATTTCGGTCGAGGTGCGCTTCATCCAGTTGGCGAACATGGCGCGCAGGCGCGGCAGGCCGCGCGGCGCCTTCAGGGCGGGAAAGAACACTTCCTGCTCGAAGCGCGCGTGGTATTCGCGCACCACCGAGATCTGCAGTTCTTCGCGCGAGCCGAAGTGAGCGAACACGCCCGATTTGCTCATCTTGGTGATTTCAGCCACCGCGCCGATCGACAGGCCCTCGAGCCCGATCTGCGCGGCCAGCGCCAGCGCGGCGTCGACGATGACGGCCTTGGTCTGCTGGCCCTTCTGGGCGGCACGAGCGGGCTTGGCGGGAACGGCTGCTGCGGTCATCGTGGAATTTCCATGCAAAAACGAACGGTCGTTCTATTTTGCAGGGCTTTACCACTTTCGCCCGCAAGAAACCTTCAGGTATTGAAGGTTAATTGATGCGGGACGGGGCGCAATCGGCCCCATCCCTACCCCTCCGGAAGCTCTCTTCAGAACTCCTGCGACACCGGCCGCAGCACGACTTCGTTGATGTCCACGTTGGCCGGCTGCTCCACCGCGTAGACGATGGCGCGCGCCACCGAATCGGACGGGATCTGGTTGGCGTCGTAGAACGCTTTCACGCCCGCAGCAGACTCGGCATCGCTGCTGCCGAACTTCAGCTCCGACTCGACCGCGCCGGGCGACACGATGGTCACGCGCACGCCGCTGTTGCCCACTTCCACGCGCAGGCCTTCGGAGATGGCGCGCACCGCGTGCTTGGTTGCGCTGTAGACGGTGCCGATGGGCGTGAACACCTTCAGCCCGGCAATGGATGCGACGTTGACGATGTGCCCGCTGCCCTGCGCCTGCATGCGCGGCAGCACGGCGGCAATGCCGTAGAGCACGCCCTTGATGTTGACGTCGATGGTGCGGTCCCACTCGTCGACCTTGAGCTTGTCGAGGGGCGACAGCGGCATCACGCCCGCGTTGTTGACCAGCACGTCGATGCGGCCGAAGGCCTCGACGGTGGCGGCGGCGAGCTTGTCGAGGTCGGCGCGCTTGGCCACGTCGGTGGCCACGGCGATGGCCTCGCCGCCGGCTTCGCGGATCTCGGCGACGACCTTGTCGAGCCGGTCGGTGCGGCGGGCGGCCAGCACTACCTTTGCACCGCGCGCGGCCAGGTGGCGCGCCGTCGATTCGCCGAGCCCGCTGCTCGCGCCGGTGACGATGGCGACCTTGCCTTTGATGTTGTCTTGAACGGATGTCATGGGAAATTCCTTTCGGGTGTGTGGAAGAAGTGCCTCCAGTGTGGAAAATCCTCGTGTTCCCGTAAATGAAACTCTGGCGACTTCAGAATTCCTGAAAGAGGAACCCTCAACACCATGTCCAACCGTCTCGAAGCCCTGCGCGTGTTCTGCGCCGCCGCCGATGCCGCCAACTTCCGCGACGCGGCGGCGCGGCTTTCGGTATCACCGCAGGTGGTGACGCGCGCGGTGCGCGAGCTGGAAGACGAGCTGGGCGAGCCCCTCTTCCACCGCAGCACGCGCGGCGTGCAGCTCACCGACTTCGGCCGGCAGCTCTCGGAGCGGGCGCGCACCGCCCTGAGCGGAGTCGACGAACTCTTCCATCGCACCGACCGCCGCGCACTGTCGCAGCACGAGGGCACGGTGCGGGTCACGGCGCCGGGCATCTTCGGGCGCCAGCTCATCCCGCGGGCACTGGCGCCGATGCTCGCCGCGCATCCGGGCCTGGTGCTCGACCTGCGCGTCTCGGAGTCGCATGCCGACGTGGTCGGCGAGCAGATCGACATCGGCGTGCGCGTGGGCCCGCTGCGCGATGCCCGCTTCGTCGCGCGGCCGGTCGGCCGGATGGCGCTGCACGTGGTGGCCGCGCCCTCGCTGATCGCGCGCACCGGCGTGCCGAAGAAGATCGAGGCGCTGGCCTCGCTGCCGCTCACCGCATTGATCGACCGCAAGTCGGGCCGTCCCTGGCCGATGATGTTCCGCAAGGAGCGCCAGCTGGCCGTGACCT
This is a stretch of genomic DNA from Variovorax paradoxus. It encodes these proteins:
- a CDS encoding acyl-CoA thioesterase — translated: MSTQQHPFDKALTIHHSDIRVGHFTGMTSPDYWNMVGPFGGTTAALVLQSVMQHPDVLGTPIALTVNYAAAIEAGAFDIQATAVRTNRSTQHWTVQITQAGPSGAPNMTTTATVVTAARRDTWGESDMPMPEAPRPETVDRMSIGPSGVAWINQYEMRPFSGGIPAKWDESLHHSETRIWLRDAQPRPLDFASLAAMSDMFYPRVWLRRAKHVPAGTVSITTYFHVGPAQLAEVGTGYLLGRAAGQQFFNGFFDQTAHLWSEKGVLLATSNQIVYYKE
- a CDS encoding alpha/beta hydrolase family protein, giving the protein MQTQQLPVDGGTQLAVRCYEPADAPRASIVIGGAMGVRQSFYEPFAQWLADQQGLRVWTFDYRGSGDSRGDASLRGFKADLFDWARDYEAVIDSAKAALPDQPLYLLGHSLGAQLPGFLQRPEQVDGLVSIAAGSGYWRENAPKLRRSILYFWFVLVPLVTRLFGYFPGRKLKKVGDLPRGVILQWRRWCLNPRYSVGAEGELASQSYNRVRFPVLALSITDDELMTLAGTESLVSFYAGAPSAVERIAPADVQARRIGHFGFFREQFSQSLWPSTVDKLHRLAALTAVQHANVPHTTA
- a CDS encoding acetyl-CoA C-acyltransferase; translation: MSKQVQDAYIVSATRTPIGKSHRGYFRNYRPDDLLATTLRAALAAVPSLDPKAIEDIICGCAIPESQQGLNVARIGAVLAGLPTSVGGITVNRFCASGLSAVQMAADRIRVGEADVMIAAGVESMSMVPMMGNSPSLSPSIFEREGDVGIAYGMGLTAEKVAQQWKVSREAQDEFALASHQKALAAQKAGKFADEITPIEVTDRTPNLETGESIAKTRTVNLDEGARPDTSIEGLAKLRTVFAARGTVTAGNSSQTSDGAGALILASEKAVKQYGLTPLARFVSFASKGVPPHIMGIGPIEAIPAALRYAGLKHEDIDWFELNEAFAAQSLAVINTLGLDPSKVNPMGGAIALGHPLGATGAIRSATVVHALRRENLKYGMVTMCVGMGQGAAGIFERV
- a CDS encoding 3-hydroxyacyl-CoA dehydrogenase/enoyl-CoA hydratase family protein; the encoded protein is MSRFQVKKVAVLGAGVMGAQIAAHLVNVRVPVVLFDLAAKEGPKNGIVTRAIDNLKKLKPAPLGDVADAGLIEQANYEDDLAKLGECDLIIEAIAERMDWKLDLYKKIAPHVAKHSILASNTSGLSITKLSEALPEALKPRFCGIHFFNPPRYMFLVELINTPTTQPQVLDDLEAFVTSTLGKGVVRAHDTPNFIANRVGIAGMLATLKEVEKFGLTPDVVDDLTGKKLGRASSGTFRTADVVGLDTMAHVVKTLQDNLNAETDPFYANFATPPVLAKLLELGNLGQKAKAGFFKKVGRDILRFDLKSGEYVPAGAKADEVYGRMLKKPAGERLKLLRESEGPQGQFLWAILRDGFHYAAVHLGDIAESARDIDFAMRWGFGMKQGPFELWQEAGWAQVAKWVQEDIDAGKALSTAPLPKWVFEGPVAEAGGVHTPEGSWSASQNKFVLQRRLPVHDRQLFPESVLGANAADANTAGTTISDEGDVRVWTLDGEVLIASIHSKMHAISPDVAEALGAAVELAEAEYKGLVIWSPDEVFSVGADLQAMLPAFVVAGIGAVEGAEEELQNVMLKIRYASVPVISAVRGMALGGGCELAVHSAKRVAAMESYIGLVEVGVGLIPGAGGLTYIARRAAENASASTGTDLLPFLTEGFTAAAMAKVGTGALDSKKLGYLLDSDVIVPNKDELLYVALQQAKAMADAGYRAPLRRTFRVAGRSGAATIKGQLVNMRDGGFISAHDFHIASLIANVVTGGDVDAGSLVTEEYLMTLERKAFCSLIVHPKTQERIMGMLSTGKPVRN
- a CDS encoding DUF2147 domain-containing protein, encoding MKKTFAAVLFAVTAASAMAQVTPVGLWRNVDDKTGEVKAEIRIDETNGALLGRIEKALGKDAKPGATCDECSDDRKGKPMVGLDIIRGGKKAEGKEVWEGGKILDPENGKEYRASYTPVDGGKKLEVRGYLGPFWRTQTWNRVQ
- a CDS encoding acyl-CoA dehydrogenase C-terminal domain-containing protein — translated: MPTYNPPVRDMQFVLHEVLNVAEELKALPAHAETDADTINAVIEEAGKFAAEVTFPLNISGDEEGCTLDKTTHEVKTPKGFKDAYAKYIEGGWPALSCDPAFGGQGLPFVVNQCLFEMLNSANQAWTMYPGLSHGAYEALAAHGTDEQKKTYLPKLTSGEWTGTMCLTEPHCGTDLGLLRTKAEPQADGTYRISGSKIFISAGEHDMTSNIIHLVLARLPDAPKGSKGISLFVVPKFKVKADGSLGERNPIFCAGLEHKMGIHGNATAQIVIEGATGTLVGEPNKGLAAMFVMMNAARLGVGNQSLGLTEVAYQNALAYAKDRIQMRSLSGVKAKDKEADPIIVHPDVRKMLLTAKAYAEGGRALQIFCTLLLDKEHNHPDEKVRKDSGELVALLTPIVKAFITDNGHIATNSCMQVFGGHGFIKEWGMEQFVRDNRINMIYEGTNTIQSLDLLGRKVLGNNGASLKKFGKLVAKLVEEEGVNEKMAEFINPIAMLGDQLTKFTTEIGFKGFQNPDEVGAAAVDYLRVAGHFVFGYLFARMAQVALREIAAGNTDPFYVAKLQTARFYFAKLFPETATLMRTARAGSKVLMDTDAALA
- a CDS encoding TetR/AcrR family transcriptional regulator; translation: MTAAAVPAKPARAAQKGQQTKAVIVDAALALAAQIGLEGLSIGAVAEITKMSKSGVFAHFGSREELQISVVREYHARFEQEVFFPALKAPRGLPRLRAMFANWMKRTSTEIDSGCIYISGASEFDDRPGPVRDALVESVSIWQAAVLRAIVQSQSEGHLRADADERQVAFEIHGLILALHYEARFLQVPGSIGRANVGFDNILARSATPDAPKADTAAPAGRRLKTVR
- a CDS encoding SDR family oxidoreductase; translated protein: MTSVQDNIKGKVAIVTGASSGLGESTARHLAARGAKVVLAARRTDRLDKVVAEIREAGGEAIAVATDVAKRADLDKLAAATVEAFGRIDVLVNNAGVMPLSPLDKLKVDEWDRTIDVNIKGVLYGIAAVLPRMQAQGSGHIVNVASIAGLKVFTPIGTVYSATKHAVRAISEGLRVEVGNSGVRVTIVSPGAVESELKFGSSDAESAAGVKAFYDANQIPSDSVARAIVYAVEQPANVDINEVVLRPVSQEF
- a CDS encoding LysR family transcriptional regulator, giving the protein MSNRLEALRVFCAAADAANFRDAAARLSVSPQVVTRAVRELEDELGEPLFHRSTRGVQLTDFGRQLSERARTALSGVDELFHRTDRRALSQHEGTVRVTAPGIFGRQLIPRALAPMLAAHPGLVLDLRVSESHADVVGEQIDIGVRVGPLRDARFVARPVGRMALHVVAAPSLIARTGVPKKIEALASLPLTALIDRKSGRPWPMMFRKERQLAVTSPAFVTDDFDTECAAVLAGLGFAQLIGSLAEPWIERGALVSVLEAEAPEPWPIYVYRSQRAPVPARVRLVYDELIRVLR